The proteins below are encoded in one region of Citrobacter enshiensis:
- a CDS encoding Ivy family c-type lysozyme inhibitor yields MKRKFFSANVKWNWLALSVALMAPTAAQATAKTAVEARNCQSENNTCPYPFDLYKTDPAYKKSFDETMNQNGLPAMLDEMNGPAGPMEPVKIDGKVYLKGFMCEDGNCGNHNLTFLYQPDLHNFVGFYSNGKDGQWVNTPSDGELKVLRALVNGTAEPAHTPTATTTSNDAPPANTIWEFTGGNGDTLWNMCGGKHNSCVIVGNTKHVAAVLNHKSASGCSLGDFYIIDKDDRSWQQRDTGTCSPNAWVRKGSIKGGQYLSVDIGVGNETVIQYPIGYWSDVKEFTGPNRPSWEKAKQAAKQ; encoded by the coding sequence ATGAAAAGAAAATTTTTCTCTGCAAATGTGAAATGGAATTGGTTGGCATTGTCTGTCGCACTGATGGCCCCGACTGCAGCCCAGGCAACCGCCAAAACGGCGGTAGAAGCCAGGAACTGTCAGTCAGAAAACAATACCTGCCCATATCCTTTCGACCTGTACAAAACCGACCCGGCGTACAAAAAGTCGTTTGATGAGACCATGAATCAGAATGGTTTACCGGCGATGCTCGACGAGATGAATGGTCCAGCGGGTCCGATGGAACCAGTAAAAATTGACGGTAAAGTCTACCTGAAAGGTTTTATGTGTGAAGACGGTAACTGTGGTAACCACAATCTGACATTCTTGTACCAGCCTGACCTCCATAACTTCGTGGGCTTCTACAGCAACGGTAAAGATGGGCAGTGGGTTAATACCCCAAGTGATGGTGAGCTGAAAGTATTACGTGCATTAGTCAATGGGACTGCGGAACCAGCACACACGCCAACCGCCACTACCACGTCCAATGATGCACCACCAGCGAATACCATCTGGGAATTTACCGGGGGTAACGGTGACACTCTGTGGAACATGTGCGGCGGTAAACATAACAGTTGTGTGATTGTTGGTAATACCAAACACGTGGCCGCCGTGTTAAATCACAAATCTGCAAGTGGGTGTTCATTAGGTGATTTTTACATCATTGACAAGGATGACCGTTCCTGGCAACAGCGAGATACTGGAACCTGTAGTCCAAATGCCTGGGTGCGCAAAGGCTCCATTAAAGGTGGTCAATATCTGTCTGTTGACATCGGCGTTGGCAACGAAACGGTAATACAATATCCGATCGGGTACTGGTCAGATGTGAAAGAGTTCACTGGCCCAAACCGACCATCCTGGGAAAAAGCAAAACAGGCAGCTAAGCAGTAG
- a CDS encoding transcriptional regulator, producing MPLTERRYDRLAVRLSLIISRLVAGETLEMQKLATEFDVSVRTLYRDFRERLMYLDLECHQGCYRLRTGAGPQGELDVLTFAYRAGLADIFPGLDRRLAGALLGSDGTPCLVWQSPQPITATSPLVFYRLVSAITGSQRVLLLADGERCDGLAPYRLIFLDGCWYLTGELNGHITVHPLATIHAVTILNTTFTPRKRLSLLTTQAGFIRALPHFSCIREVLSQTADNGGSG from the coding sequence ATGCCACTGACAGAGCGCCGCTACGACAGGCTGGCGGTCAGGCTGTCGCTGATTATCAGCCGTCTTGTGGCGGGTGAAACGTTAGAGATGCAAAAACTGGCGACCGAGTTTGATGTGTCAGTCCGTACCCTGTACCGGGATTTTCGCGAACGACTGATGTATCTGGACCTCGAATGTCATCAGGGATGCTATCGCCTGCGGACCGGTGCAGGTCCGCAGGGTGAACTGGATGTGCTGACTTTTGCATACCGGGCCGGGCTGGCCGATATCTTTCCGGGGCTGGACAGGCGTCTGGCGGGCGCACTGCTGGGATCGGATGGAACCCCCTGCCTGGTGTGGCAGTCACCACAGCCGATAACGGCCACCAGCCCGCTGGTATTTTATCGGCTGGTCAGCGCCATCACCGGCAGCCAGCGTGTATTGCTGCTCGCGGATGGTGAACGTTGTGACGGACTGGCCCCGTACCGTCTGATATTTCTCGACGGCTGCTGGTACCTCACTGGTGAACTGAACGGGCATATAACCGTGCATCCTCTGGCGACCATCCATGCAGTGACAATCCTGAACACCACTTTTACCCCGCGAAAACGTCTCAGCCTGTTAACCACTCAGGCAGGCTTTATCCGGGCACTTCCTCACTTCAGCTGTATCCGTGAAGTTTTGTCACAGACTGCCGATAACGGGGGATCGGGATGA
- a CDS encoding DUF932 domain-containing protein, with translation MTRLASRFGAANIIRRDRPLTHEELFRVVPSVFSEDKHESRSERYTYIPTISLLDSLQREGFQPFFACQTRVRDPGRREHTKHMLRLRREGQITGKQVPEIILLNSHDGTSSYQMLPGLFRAVCQNGLVCGESFGEVRVPHKGDVVSQVIEGAYEVLGIFDRVEEKRDAMQSLLLPPPAQQALAKAALTYRFGEDHQPVTESQILSSRRWQDESNDLWTTYQRIQENLIKGGLSGRSAKGGRTHTRAVRGIDGDVKLNRALWMMAEAMLSGFRPA, from the coding sequence ATGACCCGTCTGGCTTCGCGCTTTGGCGCAGCAAATATTATCCGTCGTGATCGTCCGTTAACCCATGAAGAGCTGTTTCGCGTGGTACCCAGCGTATTCAGCGAGGACAAACACGAATCTCGCAGTGAACGCTACACCTATATACCCACCATCTCCTTGCTCGACAGCCTGCAACGGGAGGGCTTTCAGCCGTTCTTTGCCTGTCAGACCCGGGTGCGTGACCCTGGTCGTCGCGAACACACAAAGCACATGCTGCGTCTGCGGCGTGAGGGGCAGATTACCGGTAAGCAGGTACCTGAAATTATCCTGCTCAACTCTCACGATGGCACCAGTTCGTATCAGATGCTGCCGGGACTATTTCGTGCGGTTTGTCAGAATGGTCTTGTCTGCGGCGAGTCGTTTGGCGAGGTACGGGTGCCGCACAAGGGGGACGTGGTAAGCCAGGTAATAGAAGGAGCGTATGAGGTACTGGGAATTTTTGACCGAGTGGAAGAAAAGCGGGATGCGATGCAGTCGTTGCTGTTGCCACCACCGGCGCAGCAGGCACTGGCAAAAGCTGCGCTCACATACCGCTTTGGTGAAGACCACCAACCGGTTACTGAGTCGCAGATCCTCTCCTCACGTCGCTGGCAGGATGAGAGCAACGACTTGTGGACTACCTATCAGCGTATTCAGGAGAACCTGATTAAAGGCGGGCTTAGTGGCCGGAGTGCGAAAGGCGGACGAACGCATACCCGTGCGGTGCGCGGCATTGACGGTGATGTGAAGCTTAACCGGGCACTGTGGATGATGGCGGAAGCCATGCTCAGTGGTTTCCGACCTGCGTGA
- a CDS encoding GTPase family protein produces MKKSEGLQSLQRSLSGLPQWASERILKQINQLTHYEPVIGIMGKTGAGKSSLCNALFAGEVSPVSDIAACTREPLRFRLQVGKRYMTLVDLPGVGETERRDTEYAALYREQLPRLDLVLWLIKADDRALAVDEHFYRQVIGEAYRHKVLFVISQSDKAEPSSRGEQLSTEQKQNISRKICLLHELFQPVHPVCAVSVRLQWGLRVMAERMIRCLPREASSPVVSQLQHPFRTTVVREQARSDFGETVGAVLDTVSSFPLIPAPVRAVIQAVRATVVSVARAVWNFFF; encoded by the coding sequence ATGAAAAAATCTGAAGGCTTGCAGTCGCTGCAACGGTCGCTTTCTGGCCTGCCACAGTGGGCATCAGAACGTATTCTGAAGCAAATAAACCAGCTTACTCACTATGAGCCGGTGATTGGCATTATGGGGAAAACCGGCGCGGGCAAGAGCAGCTTGTGCAATGCCCTGTTTGCCGGGGAGGTGTCACCGGTCAGTGATATTGCAGCCTGCACACGCGAACCCTTACGCTTTCGCCTGCAAGTGGGAAAGCGCTATATGACACTGGTGGATTTACCCGGCGTTGGGGAAACTGAGCGACGGGATACGGAGTATGCTGCGCTGTACCGCGAACAGCTTCCCCGGCTCGACCTGGTACTGTGGCTGATTAAGGCCGATGACCGGGCACTGGCGGTGGATGAGCATTTTTACCGTCAGGTGATTGGAGAGGCATACCGGCATAAGGTGCTGTTTGTTATCAGCCAGTCAGACAAAGCCGAGCCCTCCAGCAGAGGAGAACAATTATCCACAGAGCAGAAGCAAAATATCAGCCGCAAAATCTGCCTGTTGCATGAGCTGTTCCAGCCCGTGCATCCGGTGTGTGCCGTATCGGTCCGTCTGCAGTGGGGACTACGGGTGATGGCAGAGCGCATGATCCGTTGCCTGCCGCGTGAGGCCAGCAGCCCGGTGGTGTCGCAACTGCAGCATCCCTTTCGCACAACGGTAGTCCGGGAGCAGGCCCGTAGCGATTTTGGTGAAACGGTAGGTGCGGTACTTGATACCGTCAGTTCTTTTCCCCTTATTCCCGCCCCGGTGCGGGCCGTCATTCAGGCTGTGCGCGCCACCGTAGTCTCAGTGGCCCGCGCCGTCTGGAATTTCTTCTTCTGA